The Kitasatospora setae KM-6054 genome contains a region encoding:
- a CDS encoding cytochrome c oxidase assembly protein, translating to MHHHGGGPLPPFSFSRALEWSPDWPYLVFCALALGLYLAGAVRLWRRGDKWPAGRVVAWTAGVGTILLVTNTGLNDYGMVLFSAHMTQHMVLSMLSPILLLLGAPITLALRSLRPARKGSGKGPRELLVALLHSTYVRIVSHPAFTIPAFIASLYVLYFTPLFDFLMQYRLGHLAMMLHFLAVGMLFFWPIMGVDPGPHRPGFVMRIIELFMGMPFHAFFGVAVMMASGQLVSTFSAETAPLGTNLHDDQQLAGGITWAFGEIPTAIVLIALTLQWAKSEERQARRRDRAADRDGDAELVAYNQYLASLDKAANRTAG from the coding sequence GCGCTCGCCCTCGGCCTGTACCTGGCGGGGGCGGTCCGGCTGTGGCGGCGCGGCGACAAGTGGCCGGCCGGCCGGGTGGTCGCCTGGACCGCCGGTGTCGGCACCATCCTGCTGGTCACCAACACCGGGCTGAACGACTACGGCATGGTGCTGTTCAGCGCGCACATGACGCAGCACATGGTGCTCTCCATGCTGTCGCCGATCCTGCTGCTGCTGGGCGCCCCGATCACCCTCGCGCTGCGCTCCCTGCGCCCGGCCCGGAAGGGCAGCGGGAAGGGGCCGCGCGAACTGCTGGTGGCGCTGCTGCACTCCACCTACGTGCGGATCGTCTCGCACCCGGCGTTCACCATCCCGGCGTTCATCGCCAGCCTGTACGTGCTGTACTTCACGCCGCTGTTCGACTTCCTGATGCAGTACCGGCTCGGGCACCTGGCGATGATGCTGCACTTCCTCGCCGTCGGCATGCTGTTCTTCTGGCCGATCATGGGCGTCGACCCCGGCCCGCACCGCCCCGGCTTCGTGATGCGGATCATCGAGCTGTTCATGGGCATGCCGTTCCACGCGTTCTTCGGCGTCGCGGTGATGATGGCCTCCGGGCAGCTGGTCTCCACCTTCAGCGCCGAGACGGCGCCGCTCGGCACCAACCTGCACGACGACCAGCAGTTGGCCGGCGGCATCACCTGGGCGTTCGGCGAGATCCCGACCGCGATCGTGCTGATCGCGCTGACCCTGCAGTGGGCCAAGTCCGAGGAGCGGCAGGCCCGCCGCCGCGACCGGGCCGCGGACCGGGACGGCGACGCCGAGCTGGTGGCGTACAACCAGTACCTGGCCTCGCTCGACAAGGCCGCCAACCGCACGGCGGGCTGA
- a CDS encoding DUF2254 domain-containing protein — protein sequence MSSERDGGPDGGPGGEGGNGGRGNELAGAGPAGAGPDADRHHRSRGRVRRPRYRALSPLREHLREAFWFAPLLTCVGAVLLAGLTDLLDQEIFAEASAAQTADTLLSFSSAAKSVVSTVSSAMLTFIGVVFSISLVSLQMGASQFSPRVLRLYVRSRLIKATFATCLATFVYTLLVQLGYDDTTDPSRAVSVPIVSTIVALAMVMLSLALFVLYVQATMRLLRVPHVIDRVTRESLQVLQDYRWLSPETGPTPGAAVTGPTLLHEGRGGVLRDVNIRWLLRVARRHDTVLYLVPRIGDFIAPGTPTVVVVGGTPPRPRRITTALNVGVDRTMHQDLSFGFRQLVDIAIRALSPAVNDPTTAVQAVDRIHQLLAVLAPVPLGELRHRDKDGAVRLVQPVPGWEATVDLAFTEIRICGAGQPQVTRRLVAALDDLLRITPEPRRPPLLLQRHLLTRAVAESVRDDDNRAFALAPDRQGIG from the coding sequence ATGAGCAGCGAACGCGACGGCGGACCGGACGGCGGACCGGGCGGCGAGGGCGGGAACGGCGGGCGCGGCAACGAGCTGGCGGGGGCAGGGCCGGCGGGGGCAGGGCCGGACGCCGACCGCCACCACCGGAGCCGCGGCCGGGTTCGGCGCCCGCGCTACCGCGCGCTCTCGCCGCTGCGCGAGCACCTGCGCGAGGCGTTCTGGTTCGCCCCGCTGCTGACCTGCGTCGGCGCGGTGCTGCTGGCCGGCCTGACCGACCTCCTCGACCAGGAGATCTTCGCCGAGGCGTCCGCCGCGCAGACCGCCGACACCCTGCTCTCGTTCAGCTCGGCGGCCAAGAGCGTGGTCTCCACGGTCAGTTCGGCGATGCTGACGTTCATCGGCGTGGTCTTCTCGATCTCGCTGGTCTCGCTGCAGATGGGCGCCAGCCAGTTCAGCCCCCGGGTGCTGCGCCTGTACGTGCGCAGCCGCCTGATCAAGGCGACGTTCGCGACCTGCCTGGCGACCTTCGTCTACACCCTGCTCGTCCAACTCGGCTACGACGACACCACCGACCCGTCCCGCGCGGTCTCGGTGCCGATCGTCTCCACCATCGTCGCGCTCGCGATGGTGATGCTCAGCCTGGCCCTGTTCGTGCTGTACGTGCAGGCGACGATGCGCCTGCTGCGGGTGCCGCACGTCATCGACCGGGTCACCCGGGAGTCGCTGCAGGTGCTGCAGGACTACCGCTGGCTGTCCCCCGAGACCGGCCCGACGCCCGGCGCGGCGGTCACCGGGCCGACCCTGCTGCACGAGGGACGCGGCGGCGTGCTGCGGGACGTCAACATCCGCTGGCTGCTCCGGGTCGCCCGGCGGCACGACACGGTGCTGTACCTGGTGCCCCGGATCGGCGACTTCATCGCCCCCGGCACCCCGACCGTGGTGGTGGTCGGCGGCACCCCGCCCCGGCCGCGCCGGATCACCACCGCGCTGAACGTCGGCGTGGACCGCACCATGCACCAGGACCTCAGCTTCGGCTTCCGGCAGCTCGTCGACATCGCGATCCGCGCGCTGTCGCCCGCCGTCAACGACCCGACCACCGCCGTCCAGGCCGTCGACCGGATCCACCAGCTGCTCGCCGTCCTCGCCCCCGTCCCGCTCGGCGAACTGCGCCACCGCGACAAGGACGGCGCCGTCCGGCTGGTCCAGCCGGTGCCGGGCTGGGAGGCCACCGTCGACCTGGCGTTCACCGAGATCCGGATCTGCGGCGCCGGCCAGCCCCAGGTCACCCGCCGGCTGGTCGCCGCCCTCGACGACCTGCTCCGGATCACCCCCGAACCGCGCCGCCCCCCGCTGCTGCTCCAGCGCCACCTGCTCACCCGCGCCGTCGCCGAGTCCGTCCGCGACGACGACAACCGCGCCTTCGCCCTCGCCCCCGACCGCCAGGGCATCGGCTGA
- a CDS encoding MarR family winged helix-turn-helix transcriptional regulator — protein MAEPGDRTGAEPPEDGVGAADDGGAADGGDGAAADEASAAGERSAAGIAAAWQRERPGTPTDSIEIVTPIWRLAKLFADDRNRVLRAAGIDAATLDLLAVLRRAGAPYELTTRELTRRTLVTAGAISQRVARAEREGLVRRCPDPAGGRAVLVALTPDGHALVERSVDAVLGREAALVTGLSATERGELSGLLDRLLTDLRGRIGPTD, from the coding sequence ATGGCCGAACCGGGAGACCGCACCGGAGCGGAACCACCCGAGGACGGCGTCGGCGCGGCGGACGACGGCGGTGCGGCGGACGGGGGCGACGGCGCGGCGGCGGACGAGGCGTCGGCGGCGGGCGAGCGTTCCGCGGCGGGCATCGCGGCCGCGTGGCAGCGGGAGCGGCCGGGGACGCCGACCGACTCGATCGAGATCGTCACACCGATCTGGCGGCTCGCCAAGCTCTTCGCGGACGACCGCAACCGGGTGCTGCGGGCGGCCGGCATCGACGCGGCGACGCTGGACCTGCTGGCGGTACTGCGCCGCGCCGGGGCGCCGTACGAGCTGACGACGCGTGAGCTGACCCGGCGGACGCTGGTCACGGCAGGGGCGATCTCGCAGCGGGTGGCCCGCGCCGAGCGGGAGGGGCTGGTCCGCCGCTGCCCCGACCCGGCGGGCGGGCGGGCCGTGCTGGTCGCGCTCACCCCGGACGGGCACGCCCTGGTGGAGCGCTCGGTGGACGCCGTCCTGGGGCGGGAGGCGGCGCTGGTCACCGGACTGTCCGCGACCGAACGCGGCGAGCTCTCCGGACTGTTGGACCGCCTGCTGACCGACCTGCGCGGACGGATCGGCCCCACCGACTGA
- a CDS encoding YbaK/EbsC family protein, whose amino-acid sequence MEPAVTALPARTAQVADALAAAGATGAVRVLADSTRTAAEAAAALGCEVGAIANSLVFLSDGEPVLVLTSGRHRVDTAALAARWGRGPLRRATPEQVREATGQAIGGVAPVGHPRPLPTVVDLALTDYPRLWAAAGTPHAVFPTTAEELLRLTGGTLLPVGP is encoded by the coding sequence GTGGAACCCGCCGTCACCGCTCTCCCCGCCCGTACCGCCCAGGTCGCGGACGCCCTCGCCGCCGCCGGAGCCACCGGCGCGGTCCGCGTCCTGGCCGACTCCACCCGCACCGCCGCCGAGGCCGCCGCCGCGCTCGGCTGCGAGGTCGGCGCGATCGCCAACAGCCTGGTCTTCCTCTCCGACGGCGAGCCGGTCCTGGTCCTCACCAGCGGCCGCCACCGCGTCGACACCGCCGCCCTCGCCGCCCGCTGGGGCCGGGGCCCGCTGCGCCGCGCCACGCCCGAGCAGGTCCGCGAGGCCACCGGTCAGGCGATCGGCGGGGTGGCCCCCGTCGGCCACCCCCGCCCGCTGCCCACCGTCGTCGACCTGGCCCTCACCGACTACCCCCGCCTCTGGGCCGCCGCCGGCACCCCGCACGCGGTGTTCCCCACCACCGCCGAAGAACTGCTCCGCCTCACCGGCGGCACCCTCCTCCCGGTCGGCCCCTGA
- a CDS encoding helix-turn-helix domain-containing protein → MGPAPVASAELAARVGLRLRELRVARGLSLSELARRSGVGKATLSGLESGTRNPTLETLYALTTALGLPLSAALQAPEQAVREAATGRALERAAADRAAVASGGAPGVGVSGRVLDAVLLERFEDAAAVSETYRIRIRPGGARRSAAHPAGTVEHLVVLSGTALVGTAASPVTVGPGGHHTWAADVPHHYEAVGPDVEAVLVVRHPHG, encoded by the coding sequence GTGGGCCCCGCGCCGGTGGCGAGTGCCGAGCTGGCGGCCCGGGTCGGCCTACGGCTGAGGGAGCTGCGCGTGGCCCGCGGCCTCTCGCTCTCCGAGCTGGCCCGCCGGTCGGGCGTCGGCAAGGCCACCCTGTCGGGCCTGGAGTCGGGGACCCGCAACCCGACCCTGGAGACGCTGTACGCGCTGACCACCGCGCTCGGCCTCCCGCTGAGCGCCGCGCTACAGGCCCCCGAGCAGGCCGTCCGGGAGGCCGCGACCGGCCGGGCGCTGGAGCGGGCGGCGGCGGACCGGGCGGCGGTGGCTTCTGGCGGCGCTCCAGGGGTCGGGGTGTCCGGGCGGGTGCTGGACGCGGTGCTGCTGGAGCGGTTCGAGGACGCGGCGGCGGTGTCGGAGACGTACCGGATCCGGATCCGGCCGGGCGGGGCCCGGCGTTCGGCCGCCCACCCGGCGGGGACGGTGGAGCACCTGGTCGTGCTGTCGGGCACCGCGCTGGTCGGCACGGCGGCGTCCCCGGTCACGGTCGGCCCGGGCGGGCACCACACCTGGGCGGCGGACGTGCCGCACCACTACGAGGCGGTGGGCCCGGACGTCGAAGCGGTGCTGGTGGTGCGCCACCCGCACGGGTGA
- a CDS encoding alpha/beta fold hydrolase gives MAGWTARTVAREDVELHCRDWAGDPAGRPVLLLHGLAGHAGEWDALAGALAPGRRVVAVDQRGHGRSTRRPASVERAAYVADVLAVADALGLERPLLAGQSLGGHTALLAAAAHPDRFGALVLLEAAAGRNADGPEQVGAMLRGWPLPFPDRAAAVGFFGGGPVGEVWADGLERRPDGWWPSFDVELMVASLAPLSARDHWDDWAAIDCPTLLVLGQGGIIPPAEVDRMLALRPGIRAVSVPGTGHDLHLERPAELHRLFAGFLSELERR, from the coding sequence ATGGCCGGTTGGACGGCGCGGACGGTGGCGCGCGAGGACGTGGAACTGCACTGCCGGGACTGGGCGGGGGATCCGGCCGGGCGGCCGGTGCTGCTGCTGCACGGGCTGGCGGGGCACGCGGGCGAGTGGGACGCGCTGGCCGGGGCGCTGGCGCCCGGGCGCCGGGTGGTGGCGGTCGACCAGCGCGGGCACGGGCGCTCGACCCGCCGTCCGGCGAGCGTGGAGCGGGCCGCGTACGTCGCCGACGTGCTCGCCGTCGCGGACGCGCTCGGGCTGGAGCGGCCGCTGCTGGCCGGGCAGTCGCTCGGCGGGCACACCGCGCTGCTGGCCGCCGCCGCGCACCCGGACCGGTTCGGTGCACTAGTGCTCCTGGAGGCCGCCGCCGGACGGAACGCGGACGGCCCGGAGCAGGTCGGCGCGATGCTGCGCGGCTGGCCGCTGCCGTTCCCGGACCGGGCGGCGGCGGTCGGCTTCTTCGGCGGCGGCCCGGTCGGCGAGGTCTGGGCGGACGGACTGGAGCGGCGCCCGGACGGCTGGTGGCCGAGCTTCGACGTGGAGCTGATGGTCGCCTCGCTGGCCCCGCTGAGCGCCCGCGACCACTGGGACGACTGGGCGGCGATCGACTGCCCGACCCTGCTGGTGCTCGGCCAGGGCGGCATCATCCCGCCCGCCGAGGTCGACCGGATGCTGGCGCTGCGCCCCGGGATCCGCGCGGTCAGCGTGCCGGGCACCGGCCACGACCTGCACCTGGAGCGCCCGGCCGAACTGCACCGCCTGTTCGCCGGGTTCCTGTCCGAGCTGGAGCGCCGCTGA
- a CDS encoding class I SAM-dependent methyltransferase — protein sequence MTGTRGAMGARTGAGPMADGGIGAAYDAVAELYADLFRGELARKEAELAAIRQLVAGPAVAVRGLPVGDLGCGPGEATALLAGLGVRAFGLDLSAGMLAQARRDRPRLPFLRGTLAALPLADGSLGAILARYSLIHLSPPELPGALAELHRVLAPGGLLLTGFFAADPALGDTDRPTPFDHKVATAHRWPVDTLAALLRQAGFTENARTLRPPLPGERFPQATLLCAA from the coding sequence ATGACGGGCACGAGGGGTGCGATGGGCGCGAGGACGGGGGCCGGACCGATGGCGGACGGCGGGATCGGGGCCGCGTACGACGCGGTGGCGGAGCTGTACGCCGACCTCTTCCGGGGCGAACTCGCCAGGAAGGAAGCGGAGTTGGCGGCCATCCGGCAGCTGGTCGCGGGGCCGGCGGTGGCGGTGCGCGGACTGCCGGTCGGCGACCTCGGCTGCGGGCCGGGGGAGGCGACCGCACTCCTCGCCGGGCTCGGCGTCCGCGCGTTCGGACTGGACCTCTCGGCCGGCATGCTGGCCCAGGCCCGCCGGGACCGCCCGCGACTGCCCTTCCTGCGGGGCACCCTGGCGGCGCTCCCGCTCGCCGACGGCAGTCTCGGCGCGATCCTCGCCCGCTACTCGCTGATCCACCTGTCGCCACCCGAACTCCCCGGCGCACTGGCCGAGTTGCACCGGGTGCTGGCCCCGGGCGGGCTGCTGCTGACTGGCTTCTTCGCCGCCGACCCCGCGCTCGGCGACACCGACCGCCCCACCCCCTTCGACCACAAGGTGGCCACCGCCCACCGCTGGCCGGTCGACACCCTCGCCGCGCTCCTCCGCCAGGCCGGCTTCACCGAGAACGCCCGCACCCTGCGCCCCCCACTGCCCGGCGAACGCTTCCCGCAGGCCACCCTGCTGTGCGCCGCCTGA
- the srmL gene encoding PheS-related mystery ligase SrmL produces MSRSPVRHLSAEQLARDLAVRDLTDPAAGPHALQLLVERAATALAERWSCPVRVHRGERAVTVADNYDHLNYRADDVTRDARYTRYVDDRRMLRSHSSALVPGALRALAAEGAGAPESVLLVCPGLVYRRDSIDRLHSGTPHQLDLWYLTRRPSPTGPDDLTGMIAALVAALLPGAAYRTEERVHPYTLAGRQLDVAAGGGGPVDGGGAAGGDDGWVEVAECGVAHPGVLAGAGLGPEWSGLALGMGLDRVLMLLKGVPDIRLLRSTVPAVAAQLTDLAPYRPVSALPAVRRDLSVAVDGADLAEDLGDRVRDALGADAECVESVEILSATPCRDLPPQALARLGARPEQQNLLVKVVLRPLGSTLTDADANVLRDRVYAALHQGAAHQWAATP; encoded by the coding sequence ATGTCCCGCTCCCCCGTCCGTCACCTGTCCGCCGAGCAGCTCGCCCGTGACCTCGCCGTCCGCGACCTGACCGACCCGGCGGCCGGTCCGCACGCCCTGCAACTGCTCGTCGAGCGCGCCGCGACGGCGCTGGCCGAGCGCTGGTCCTGCCCGGTGCGGGTGCACCGGGGCGAGCGCGCGGTGACCGTCGCCGACAACTACGACCACCTCAACTACCGTGCGGACGACGTCACTCGGGACGCCCGCTACACCCGGTACGTCGACGACCGGCGGATGCTGCGCAGCCACTCCAGCGCGCTGGTGCCGGGCGCGCTGCGGGCACTGGCGGCCGAGGGGGCGGGGGCGCCGGAGAGCGTGCTGCTGGTCTGCCCGGGGCTGGTGTACCGGCGCGACAGCATCGACCGGCTGCACAGCGGCACCCCGCACCAGCTGGACCTGTGGTACCTGACCCGGCGCCCGTCCCCCACCGGGCCGGACGACCTGACCGGGATGATCGCGGCGCTGGTGGCGGCGCTGCTGCCGGGCGCGGCGTACCGCACCGAGGAGCGGGTCCACCCGTACACGCTGGCGGGGCGGCAGTTGGACGTCGCGGCGGGCGGGGGCGGTCCGGTCGACGGGGGCGGTGCGGCCGGCGGGGACGACGGGTGGGTGGAGGTCGCCGAGTGCGGGGTCGCGCACCCCGGGGTGCTGGCCGGGGCCGGGCTGGGGCCGGAGTGGAGCGGGCTGGCGCTCGGCATGGGGCTGGACCGGGTGCTGATGCTGCTCAAGGGCGTCCCGGACATCCGGCTGCTGCGCTCCACCGTGCCCGCGGTCGCCGCCCAGCTGACCGACCTGGCCCCGTACCGTCCGGTCTCGGCGCTGCCCGCCGTCCGGCGGGACCTGTCGGTGGCGGTGGACGGCGCCGACCTCGCCGAGGACCTCGGTGACCGCGTCCGGGACGCGCTGGGCGCGGACGCCGAGTGCGTGGAGAGCGTGGAGATCCTCAGCGCCACCCCCTGCCGCGACCTCCCGCCGCAGGCCCTGGCCCGCCTCGGGGCCCGGCCCGAGCAGCAGAACCTGCTGGTCAAGGTGGTCCTGCGCCCGCTGGGCAGCACCCTCACCGACGCGGACGCCAACGTGCTGCGCGACCGCGTCTACGCGGCCCTGCACCAGGGCGCGGCGCACCAGTGGGCCGCCACCCCCTGA
- a CDS encoding membrane protein, giving the protein MIDSTTAYTAEEAAQLIGFGLRPRYHPTQDTDYQDLVRRHREDEGFQLLTTRIAAGLGLRVVKVSPETGVVLASTEGSVFEIRMEDYSRSVAAQKPNERVLHGIIHLAVAALVYPRPADLADDEYTGRVTARVVDQTVREICRKLKARSEQVEHSLDAPTDTPELERAWRAYSRRPPVSSTKDKRASLNSTTSIIGRVLKFLTEQGLLVELAEVDGEIVYRSTPRYTVQIRELASTSAFQELLNLEVVPAITEPEGTLRIGTLPDTTIDSSAQVTTDV; this is encoded by the coding sequence ATGATCGACAGCACGACCGCGTACACCGCTGAGGAAGCCGCGCAGTTGATCGGCTTCGGCCTGAGGCCGAGGTATCACCCCACTCAGGACACCGACTACCAGGACCTGGTGAGGCGGCACCGCGAGGACGAGGGCTTCCAGCTCCTGACCACGCGGATCGCGGCCGGCCTCGGCCTGCGCGTGGTCAAGGTGTCCCCCGAGACCGGCGTGGTACTCGCCTCCACCGAAGGCTCCGTGTTCGAGATCCGGATGGAGGACTACTCCCGCTCGGTAGCGGCACAGAAACCCAATGAGCGGGTCCTCCATGGCATCATCCACCTCGCTGTGGCGGCGCTGGTCTATCCGCGCCCCGCCGATCTGGCCGATGACGAGTACACCGGACGGGTCACCGCACGCGTCGTGGACCAGACCGTCCGAGAGATCTGCCGCAAGCTCAAGGCCCGCTCCGAACAGGTCGAGCACTCCCTCGACGCTCCCACCGACACCCCCGAACTGGAGCGTGCCTGGCGCGCGTACTCGCGGCGGCCTCCGGTGTCCAGCACCAAGGACAAGCGTGCATCGTTGAACTCCACCACCAGCATCATCGGCCGTGTGCTGAAGTTTCTCACCGAACAGGGTCTGCTGGTGGAACTCGCGGAAGTCGACGGTGAGATCGTCTACCGCAGCACGCCTCGCTACACCGTCCAGATCCGCGAACTGGCTTCCACTTCGGCCTTCCAGGAGCTGCTGAACCTGGAAGTCGTACCCGCCATCACCGAGCCGGAAGGGACCTTGCGGATCGGCACGCTCCCCGACACCACGATCGACAGTTCGGCGCAGGTGACCACCGATGTATGA